A single region of the Populus nigra chromosome 2, ddPopNigr1.1, whole genome shotgun sequence genome encodes:
- the LOC133683032 gene encoding F-box/FBD/LRR-repeat protein At1g13570-like, with the protein MEGFSTLEDSTKSSVLWRLCSLCPVPLKVLLFQKQREPPSFPCEMDTELDRISSLPGHVLDQILSVLPIRDAVRTSALSRKWRYQWSQIPHLVFDTQCASITSQDQTIFKKNLVNIINNVLLLHNGPIYKFKLSHRDLLGVSDIDRWILHLSRGSTKEFVLEIWKGERYKLPSCLFSFENLTHLELFNCLLKPPSAFKGFRNLKSLDLQHVTLAQEVFENLISSCALLERLTLMNFDGFTHLKINAPNLQFFDIGGIFDDVSFENTSLLTLVSIGLYANVKNDRHVSRGSSSKLLRFFVNLPHLRRLEIQSYFIKYLAISKVPSRLPKPCMDLNYISIRINFNDFEENSAALCILKSCPNLQEIEMLGRPEEQADVEPQTGFWGDGQWKCLFGQLRLVKIVGISGIRSELDCIKFLLSNSPVLEQMTVKPASIEGGWELVKELLRFRRASIQAEVIYLEP; encoded by the exons AAGCAAAGAGAACCACCCAGCTTCCCATGTGAAATGGACACAGAGCTGGACCGAATTAGCAGCTTGCCTGGGCATGTTTTAGACCAAATTTTATCAGTTTTGCCGATTAGAGATGCAGTGAGAACTAGTGCTTTATCAAGAAAGTGGAGGTACCAGTGGTCTCAAATTCCTCATCTTGTGTTCGATACTCAATGCGCCTCGATAACTTCACAGGATCAAACTATATTCAAGAAAAACCTTGTCAATATTATCAATAATGTGCTTTTACTTCACAATGGTCCAATTTACAAGTTCAAACTATCTCACCGTGACCTCTTAGGTGTTAGTGATATTGATCGATGGATTCTTCATTTATCTAGAGGTTCTACCAAGGAATTTGTACTTGAGATATGGAAAGGGGAGCGTTATAAGTTGCCTTCTTGTTTGTTCTCGTTTGAGAACTTGACTCATCTGgaattatttaattgtttgcTGAAACCTCCTTCGGCTTTCAAAGGATTCCGGAATTTGAAGAGCCTTGACCTTCAGCATGTTACCCTGGCACAGGAGGTGTTTGAGAATCTAATTTCTAGCTGTGCTCTGCTTGAGAGGTTGACGTTGATGAACTTTGATGGTTTTACTCATCTTAAAATCAATGCTCCCAATCTTCAATTTTTTGACATTGGAGGTATTTTCGATGATGTTAGTTTCGAGAATACTTCTCTGTTGACTCTGGTTTCCATTGGATTGTATGCGAATGTCAAAAATGACCGGCATGTGTCTCGTGGGAGTTCTAGTAAATTGCTCAGGTTTTTTGTTAATCTGCCCCATCTTCGAAGGCTTGAGATTCAGAGTTACTTTATTAAG TATTTGGCTATCAGCAAAGTTCCAAGCAGGTTGCCAAAACCATGCATGGATTTGAACTACATTTCTATACGCATAAATTTCAATGACTTCGAAGAGAATTCTGCTGCCTTGTGCATCTTGAAAAGCTGCCCCAATTTGCAAGAAATAGAGATGTTG GGTCGCCCAGAGGAACAAGCTGATGTGGAACCACAAACTGGTTTCTGGGGAGATGGCCAATGGAAGTGCCTATTTGGCCAACTGCGACTAGTGAAAATAGTTGGCATCTCAGGCATCAGATCTGAACTTGATTGCATTAAGTTTCTGCTTTCAAACTCTCCTGTGCTTGAGCAGATGACTGTTAAGCCTGCTTCCATCGAGGGGGGATGGGAGTTGGTAAAAGAATTGCTGCGCTTTCGGCGAGCCTCAATACAAGCAGAAGTCATTTATCTGGAGCCATAA